In one window of Phoenix dactylifera cultivar Barhee BC4 unplaced genomic scaffold, palm_55x_up_171113_PBpolish2nd_filt_p 000977F, whole genome shotgun sequence DNA:
- the LOC113461589 gene encoding uncharacterized protein LOC113461589 translates to MVVSWIQNSISNTLKSSVVFVDDALEIWMELLEHFSQQNGPRIFQLKKALAGLQQEHDLVGIYYGKLKTLWDELSMYDPMPECSCGKLKILFDRYQRYCVIQFLMGLNDSFAIVRDQIILLDPLPLMNKVFSLVQQQKRQHQMVSIVPSPDSLTLVARNFFVNTKLAPKFVTTQKRDRPFCTHCNVQGHLLENCFKAGNAKAPICTHCNMTDHVDGKCYKLQGYPPSHKLFNKGKSPVTFANQSNISVPAIQDEENDAKVALTKG, encoded by the coding sequence ATGGTTGTCTCTTGGATTCAAAATTCTATCAGCAACACACTTAAATCAAGTGTAGTTTTTGTTGATGATGCTTTGGAGATATGGATGGAGCTTCTGGAGCATTTTTCTCAACAAAATGGACCAAGAATATTTCAATTGAAGAAGGCTTTGGCTGGACTACAGCAGGAACATGATTTGGTGGGCATCTATTATGGTAAGCTTAAAACTCTGTGGGATGAGCTCTCAATGTATGATCCAATGCCTGAATGTAGTTGTGGAAAGTTGAAAATACTGTTCGATCGATATCAAAGATATTGTGTTATTCAATTTCTGATGGGTTTGAATGATTCCTTTGCTATTGTGAGAGACCAGATCATACTATTAGACCCTTTGCCCCTTATGAACAAGGTGTTCTCCTTGGTTCAACAACAGAAGAGACAACATCAAATGGTTTCAATTGTACCTTCCCCTGATTCTCTGACCCTAGTTGCCagaaatttttttgttaataccAAACTTGCTCCAAAATTTGTAACTACTCAGAAAAGGGACAGACCATTTTGCACTCATTGTAATGTTCAAGGGCACTTATTGGAGAATTGTTTTAAGGCTGGAAATGCTAAAGCTCCCATTTGCACACACTGCAACATGACTGATCATGTGGATGGGAAATGCTATAAGCTTCAGGGGTACCCTCCAAGCCACAAACTTTTTAACAAAGGAAAGAGCCCTGTTACTTTTGCAAATCAGTCTAACATCTCTGTTCCTGCTATCCAAGatgaagaaaatgatgctaaggTGGCTTTGACTAAAGGATAA